From the candidate division KSB1 bacterium genome, one window contains:
- a CDS encoding bile acid:sodium symporter family protein, with product MTEEILSLPALDAIPLNFNPATLTLLNVILGVVMFGIALDLQLGDFKLVLQFPRSILIGMLGQFILLPALSFVLVCLLAPAASMALGMLLVAACPGGNLSNFLTYFARGNTPLSVCMTACSTAAALVLTPLNFTFWGSLYPPAHALLRKIALDPVDLMTAVLLLLGLPLALGLLLAYRRPRLATALKRPMKILSLLFFGGFVLAALLANWDNFVNHVGRVAFAVMVQNGLALAGGYAVARAARLPEPDCRAIAIEIGIQNSGLGLLLIFNFFGGLGGMALVAAWWGIWHIISGTTLAWLWSLRPPAAGNTRGISQG from the coding sequence ATGACGGAGGAGATCCTCAGCTTGCCCGCCCTGGATGCCATCCCTCTCAACTTCAACCCCGCCACGCTGACGCTGCTCAATGTGATTCTCGGCGTGGTGATGTTCGGCATTGCGCTGGATTTGCAACTCGGTGATTTCAAACTGGTGCTGCAGTTTCCCCGGTCCATTTTGATCGGCATGCTCGGCCAGTTCATCCTGCTGCCGGCCCTGTCCTTTGTGCTGGTGTGCCTTCTGGCGCCGGCCGCGAGCATGGCGTTGGGCATGCTGTTGGTGGCCGCCTGCCCGGGCGGCAACCTTTCGAACTTTCTCACCTATTTCGCCCGCGGCAACACCCCGCTGTCTGTGTGCATGACGGCCTGTTCCACCGCCGCCGCGCTGGTCCTGACACCGCTCAACTTCACCTTCTGGGGCTCGCTTTATCCGCCGGCGCACGCGCTCTTGCGCAAAATCGCGCTGGATCCGGTGGATCTCATGACCGCGGTGTTGTTGCTGCTGGGCCTGCCGTTGGCGCTCGGCCTGCTGCTGGCGTATCGCCGGCCACGGCTGGCCACGGCGCTCAAACGACCGATGAAAATCCTCTCGCTGCTCTTTTTCGGCGGCTTTGTGCTGGCCGCGCTGCTGGCGAATTGGGACAACTTTGTGAATCATGTCGGCCGGGTGGCGTTTGCAGTAATGGTGCAGAACGGCCTGGCACTGGCGGGTGGTTATGCTGTTGCCCGCGCAGCCCGGCTGCCCGAGCCTGATTGCCGTGCCATCGCCATCGAGATCGGCATCCAAAACTCCGGCTTGGGATTGCTGTTGATCTTCAATTTCTTTGGCGGCCTGGGCGGGATGGCGCTGGTGGCGGCATGGTGGGGAATTTGGCACATCATCAGCGGGACAACACTGGCATGGTTGTGGTCGCTGCGCCCACCGGCAGCCGGTAACACTCGTGGAATTTCGCAGGGATAA
- a CDS encoding glycoside hydrolase codes for MAALVTGLLLLLWLMPAVAQNLARPAVRVNRSARNPNEVAIAINPLHPHNLVAVSHASGRHLGTRVTNYAYTSFDGGRTFFEQPLPNPEKRVQGDCSVRCDAGGNCYSVYISFTGFRRENVSGIFCIKSVDGGHSWLEPVAVYDLNTATPFQDKPYFAIDNTGSAWHGNIYIAWTEFTTYGSAAPEDSSFILFSRSIDGGRSFQAPQRVNELAGDARDDDNTVEGCVPAVGPDGEVYLAWAGPDGIYFDKSRDGGVTFGQDVVVSPMPGGWNFDVDGIYRCNGMPVTACDVSHGPYRGTIYLNWIDQRHGDPDVFLAWSRDGGASWSTPRRVNDDSVGNGREQFLTWLAVDPQDGAIYILFYDRRAAGSDATATHVYLAASFDGGETFRNYRLSPQPFTTKKSVFFGDYTGIAAQAGYILPIWTAFTTADSLELRTLPLRKDDLLPGR; via the coding sequence ATGGCTGCCCTTGTGACCGGCCTGTTGCTGCTTCTGTGGCTGATGCCGGCGGTGGCGCAAAACCTGGCGCGACCGGCGGTGCGCGTCAACCGCAGCGCTCGCAATCCCAATGAGGTGGCGATCGCCATCAATCCGCTGCATCCGCACAACCTGGTGGCGGTGTCGCATGCCAGCGGCCGCCATCTCGGCACGCGCGTCACCAACTATGCCTACACCTCCTTCGATGGCGGCCGCACCTTTTTCGAACAGCCGCTGCCCAACCCCGAAAAACGGGTGCAGGGTGATTGCTCGGTGCGTTGTGATGCCGGGGGCAACTGCTACAGCGTGTACATTTCCTTCACCGGCTTCCGGCGGGAAAATGTTTCCGGCATTTTTTGCATCAAGTCCGTGGATGGCGGCCATTCCTGGCTGGAGCCGGTGGCCGTCTACGATCTCAACACCGCCACGCCCTTTCAGGACAAGCCCTATTTCGCCATCGACAACACCGGCAGCGCCTGGCACGGCAATATCTACATCGCGTGGACGGAGTTCACGACCTACGGCAGCGCCGCACCGGAGGACAGCAGCTTCATCTTGTTCTCGCGCTCCATCGACGGCGGCCGCTCCTTCCAGGCGCCGCAGCGCGTCAATGAGCTGGCCGGCGATGCCCGTGATGATGACAACACCGTGGAGGGCTGCGTGCCGGCGGTCGGGCCTGACGGTGAAGTTTATCTGGCGTGGGCGGGCCCTGACGGCATTTATTTCGACAAATCACGCGATGGGGGCGTGACCTTCGGGCAGGATGTGGTGGTCAGTCCCATGCCCGGAGGGTGGAATTTCGACGTCGACGGCATTTACCGCTGCAACGGCATGCCGGTCACTGCTTGTGATGTGAGCCACGGCCCCTATCGCGGGACGATCTATCTCAACTGGATCGACCAGCGTCACGGCGATCCCGATGTTTTTCTGGCATGGTCCCGCGATGGCGGCGCAAGCTGGAGCACACCGCGGCGCGTCAATGATGATTCCGTGGGGAACGGCAGGGAACAATTTTTGACCTGGCTGGCGGTCGATCCGCAGGACGGTGCGATTTATATTTTGTTTTATGATCGCCGCGCGGCGGGCAGCGATGCCACGGCCACGCACGTGTACCTGGCCGCCTCTTTCGATGGCGGCGAAACGTTCCGCAATTACCGTCTCTCACCGCAGCCTTTCACCACCAAAAAGTCGGTGTTCTTCGGCGATTATACCGGTATCGCCGCACAAGCTGGCTATATTCTGCCGATATGGACGGCGTTCACCACCGCCGATTCGTTGGAGCTGCGCACACTGCCCCTGCGCAAGGATGATTTGCTGCCGGGCCGGTGA
- a CDS encoding MOSC domain-containing protein codes for MPTTGKLERIWIKRARRGPMDPQPAARLVAGRGLVGNANQGGKRQVTIIAAERWAEMMQQLGAQLDPAARRANLMISGLPLQDSRGRLLQIGHCRLRILGETRPCERMDEALSGLRACMEHHWGGGVFAEVLDDGEIVVGDAVSWITATS; via the coding sequence ATGCCAACAACAGGCAAACTCGAACGAATCTGGATCAAACGCGCCAGGCGTGGCCCGATGGACCCGCAGCCAGCCGCACGACTGGTGGCGGGCCGGGGGCTGGTGGGCAATGCCAATCAGGGCGGCAAGCGCCAGGTGACGATCATCGCGGCGGAACGCTGGGCGGAGATGATGCAGCAACTGGGCGCACAGCTCGATCCCGCTGCCCGGCGTGCCAATTTGATGATCAGCGGCTTGCCATTGCAGGACAGCCGCGGCCGCCTGCTGCAAATCGGCCACTGCCGGCTGCGCATTCTCGGCGAAACCCGGCCGTGCGAACGCATGGACGAGGCCCTGTCCGGGCTGCGCGCCTGCATGGAACACCACTGGGGGGGCGGCGTGTTTGCGGAAGTTTTGGATGATGGGGAGATCGTGGTGGGTGATGCGGTGAGCTGGATCACCGCCACAAGCTGA
- a CDS encoding SDR family oxidoreductase, translating into MKNILITGAAGYLGKIVLADLVTQQRAGALPACTLVALDVRATPPEQQLAGVQYGQLDIRSPQLVELFRRHGITTVVHLAAILVPRDRALAEAVEIGGLQNVLHACLATGVEKIIVTSSGAAYGYHADNPPLLTEQHPLRGNDEIPYARHKRLIEELLARHRREHPELQQVIFRVSTILGETTHNPITAYFEMPWLLAVKGSDSPFVFIWDQDAAACIRQAIFTDKTGIYNLAGDGTLTLAELAHMLGRKTLTLPAGLLRWGLALLHKLRLTPYGPAQLDFLRYRPVLDNTKLKREFGYTPVLTSREVFARYAKARFQR; encoded by the coding sequence ATGAAAAACATTTTGATCACCGGCGCGGCCGGCTACCTCGGCAAAATCGTGCTGGCGGATCTGGTGACACAACAACGTGCCGGCGCCCTGCCGGCCTGCACGCTGGTCGCACTCGACGTGCGCGCCACCCCACCCGAACAACAGCTTGCTGGCGTGCAGTACGGGCAGCTCGACATTCGTTCCCCGCAACTGGTGGAGCTTTTCCGGCGGCATGGCATCACCACAGTGGTGCATCTGGCGGCGATTTTGGTGCCGCGTGATCGCGCCCTGGCCGAGGCCGTCGAAATCGGCGGTTTGCAAAATGTGCTGCACGCCTGCCTCGCCACCGGGGTCGAAAAAATCATCGTGACTTCCAGCGGCGCCGCCTATGGCTATCACGCGGACAATCCCCCGCTGCTCACCGAGCAACATCCGCTGCGCGGCAATGACGAGATTCCCTACGCGCGTCATAAACGACTGATCGAAGAGCTGCTGGCGCGTCACCGCCGCGAACACCCCGAATTGCAACAGGTCATCTTCCGGGTGAGCACGATTCTGGGGGAAACCACGCACAACCCGATCACCGCCTACTTCGAAATGCCCTGGTTGCTGGCGGTCAAGGGCAGTGACAGTCCGTTCGTTTTCATTTGGGATCAGGACGCGGCCGCCTGTATACGCCAGGCCATCTTCACGGACAAAACCGGCATCTACAATCTCGCCGGCGACGGCACACTCACGCTGGCAGAGCTTGCCCACATGCTGGGCAGGAAAACGTTGACTTTGCCGGCAGGTTTGTTAAGATGGGGATTGGCGCTGCTGCACAAACTGCGGCTGACGCCCTACGGCCCGGCCCAACTCGATTTTCTGCGCTACCGGCCGGTGCTGGACAATACGAAACTCAAACGCGAGTTCGGCTACACGCCGGTGCTGACCTCCCGCGAGGTGTTCGCCCGTTATGCCAAAGCGCGATTTCAAAGATAA
- a CDS encoding S46 family peptidase, translating to MRRFLLIVAFCLAPALQAAPDEGMWPISDIHKLPLKDRGLLIDPTAIYNPNGVSLIDAIVMVGGCTGSFVSPEGLILTNHHCAFGAVAAASTAEKDYVKRGFLAATRNEEIPARGLTVRLIESYRDVSAEVLSAVSGEMDYSERARALERKIKEMVQAAEQAQPGRRAEIAEMFIGKTYVLFLYTHLKDVRLVYVPPRSIGEFGGEEDNWVWPRHTGDFSFLRAYVAPDGSPAEYSPDNVPYHPKAVLRVAPEGVNEDDFVFLLGYPGRTYRHQTAAYLAFEQEVRMPYVADLYEWQIKTMEEQGRADRSVALKHASRIKSLANTMKNYRGKLKGLQRLALVEQKRAQEQALQAFIAADPGRRQKYGTLLAEIAQVYDDMRATAERDLLLQHLGSVTLFRFGFSVYEASRELQKPDLERLPAYMERNFNTTKQSLQQAVADFHEPTDRIFLKELLLRAARLPAKQRLAALADIVAGDDPQKTIDKFIRQAYARSKLKDGRFLMACLEKPPRELQKLKDPFLTLAQSLYPAYEEMRRQTQRRNGALEKLYGQLIEVKKEFRQADFIPDANRTLRFTYGRVRGYSPADAVYYRPITTLSGVIAKTTGREPFDTPEKLIQLHRAKDYGRFAHPQLHDVPVAVLYNLDTTGGNSGSPLLNARGELVGVNFDRAFEATINDYAWSEDYSRSIAVDIRYVLWVTQKFAGADYLLQEMGITPSAGNE from the coding sequence ATGCGACGTTTTCTTCTTATTGTGGCGTTCTGCCTGGCGCCCGCGTTGCAGGCGGCGCCCGACGAGGGCATGTGGCCGATCAGCGACATTCACAAATTGCCGCTCAAAGACCGGGGTCTGCTGATCGATCCCACTGCCATTTACAATCCCAACGGCGTGAGTCTGATCGACGCCATCGTCATGGTGGGTGGCTGTACCGGCTCGTTTGTTTCCCCGGAGGGCTTGATTCTGACGAATCATCATTGCGCTTTCGGCGCGGTGGCGGCCGCCAGCACCGCGGAGAAGGATTATGTGAAGCGTGGCTTTCTCGCCGCCACGCGGAACGAGGAAATTCCGGCCAGGGGGCTCACCGTGCGCCTGATCGAATCGTATCGGGACGTGTCCGCGGAAGTGTTGAGCGCCGTCAGCGGGGAAATGGACTACAGTGAGCGCGCCAGGGCCCTCGAGCGCAAGATCAAGGAGATGGTGCAGGCCGCCGAGCAGGCACAGCCGGGCCGGCGTGCGGAAATCGCGGAGATGTTCATCGGCAAAACCTACGTGCTGTTCCTCTACACCCATCTCAAAGACGTGCGACTGGTGTATGTGCCGCCGCGCAGCATCGGCGAATTTGGCGGCGAGGAGGACAACTGGGTGTGGCCGCGCCACACCGGCGATTTCTCCTTTCTGCGCGCCTATGTGGCGCCGGATGGCTCGCCGGCAGAGTATTCCCCCGACAACGTGCCCTATCATCCCAAGGCCGTGCTGCGCGTGGCGCCCGAAGGCGTGAACGAAGACGACTTTGTCTTTCTGCTCGGTTATCCCGGCCGCACCTACCGCCACCAGACCGCGGCCTATCTCGCCTTCGAGCAAGAGGTCCGCATGCCCTATGTCGCCGATCTCTATGAGTGGCAAATCAAAACGATGGAGGAGCAGGGACGCGCCGACCGCAGCGTCGCGCTCAAACACGCCAGCCGCATCAAGAGCCTGGCCAACACCATGAAAAATTATCGCGGCAAACTCAAAGGTTTGCAGCGCCTCGCTCTGGTCGAGCAAAAGCGGGCGCAGGAGCAGGCGCTGCAGGCATTCATCGCGGCGGATCCCGGCCGCCGGCAGAAATATGGCACGCTGCTCGCGGAAATCGCGCAGGTCTATGATGACATGCGGGCGACGGCCGAACGCGATCTGCTGCTGCAACATCTCGGCAGTGTCACGCTGTTCCGCTTCGGCTTTTCCGTCTACGAAGCCAGCCGGGAGTTGCAGAAGCCCGACCTGGAACGCCTGCCCGCCTACATGGAGCGCAACTTCAACACCACCAAACAAAGCCTGCAGCAGGCCGTCGCCGATTTTCATGAGCCGACCGACAGGATTTTTTTGAAAGAGCTGCTGTTGCGCGCCGCCCGGCTGCCGGCCAAGCAACGACTCGCGGCGCTGGCGGATATCGTGGCAGGCGATGACCCGCAGAAAACCATCGACAAATTCATCCGGCAGGCGTATGCGCGCAGCAAACTCAAAGACGGACGTTTTTTGATGGCCTGCCTGGAAAAACCACCCCGGGAATTGCAGAAATTGAAAGATCCGTTCCTCACTCTGGCACAGTCGCTTTATCCGGCCTATGAAGAAATGCGACGGCAGACGCAACGCCGCAACGGTGCCCTGGAAAAACTGTATGGCCAGCTCATTGAAGTGAAAAAGGAATTCCGCCAGGCCGATTTCATTCCCGATGCCAATCGCACACTGCGCTTCACCTATGGCCGCGTTCGCGGCTATTCGCCGGCGGATGCCGTCTACTACCGGCCGATCACCACGCTCTCCGGTGTCATCGCCAAGACCACCGGCCGGGAGCCGTTCGATACACCGGAAAAACTCATCCAACTGCATCGCGCGAAAGACTACGGCCGCTTCGCCCACCCGCAATTGCACGACGTGCCGGTGGCGGTGCTCTACAATCTCGACACCACCGGCGGCAATTCCGGCAGCCCGCTGCTCAACGCCCGCGGCGAACTGGTGGGCGTGAATTTCGACCGTGCCTTCGAGGCCACAATCAACGACTATGCCTGGAGCGAAGACTATAGCCGCTCGATCGCAGTGGACATTCGCTACGTGCTGTGGGTGACGCAGAAGTTTGCCGGCGCCGATTATCTCCTGCAGGAAATGGGCATCACCCCGTCGGCCGGCAATGAGTGA
- a CDS encoding phosphatase PAP2 family protein, whose protein sequence is MLEQLLQIDIALFFFVNHTLQCGVLDWLMPIVTNPRNWFPLFAAVYVWLWWKGGPTGRSAALLIIPVILLSDQIAAFVLKPWFQRLRPCVVLEGVHMILGKSTSFSFPSNHAANSFAAAALFTHFYPQQRTPLYACAFLSGFSRIYLGLHYPSDVAGGALFGMTCAWLVLKAHQFARQHCVPGRPQPAAEQPSQKQ, encoded by the coding sequence ATGCTCGAACAGCTTCTGCAAATCGACATTGCCCTGTTCTTCTTCGTCAATCACACGCTGCAATGCGGGGTGCTCGACTGGCTCATGCCGATCGTCACCAACCCGCGCAACTGGTTTCCGCTGTTTGCCGCGGTTTATGTCTGGCTGTGGTGGAAGGGCGGCCCGACCGGCCGCAGCGCCGCGCTGCTGATCATTCCGGTGATTCTGCTCAGCGATCAAATCGCCGCCTTCGTGCTCAAGCCCTGGTTTCAGCGGCTGCGGCCGTGCGTCGTGCTGGAGGGGGTCCACATGATTTTGGGCAAAAGCACCTCGTTCTCTTTCCCCTCCAACCACGCCGCCAACTCGTTTGCCGCGGCAGCACTGTTCACGCACTTTTATCCGCAGCAGCGCACGCCGCTTTATGCCTGTGCCTTTCTTTCCGGCTTCTCGCGCATCTATCTCGGCTTGCACTATCCCTCCGACGTTGCCGGGGGCGCGCTGTTCGGGATGACCTGTGCCTGGCTTGTACTCAAGGCGCATCAGTTCGCCCGGCAACACTGCGTTCCCGGACGGCCGCAGCCGGCGGCTGAACAACCATCACAGAAGCAATGA
- a CDS encoding SDR family oxidoreductase, whose translation MPKRDFKDKVVIITGAAGGLGRALCRCFGEAGALVVGIDRAAQELECLARAFQATPVRFTGHAGDVTDWEVTQKLVQKILQDFGRIDVLINNAGLSHRSRFAHTNIEVIRRVLAVNFFGALNWTAAALPALQQSRGMIITLSSVAGFSPLLGRTGYAASKHALHGFFESLRPELEAEGVAIMLVCPSFIDTAINKNALGADGNPVRHEQVVVGRKMAPLAAAQRILQGARREKQLLLVGNISRLAYWLNRLAPRFYARGMARRLRAEIE comes from the coding sequence ATGCCAAAGCGCGATTTCAAAGATAAGGTCGTGATCATCACCGGTGCCGCCGGCGGTCTGGGCCGTGCGCTCTGCCGCTGCTTTGGCGAGGCCGGCGCCCTGGTGGTCGGCATCGACCGGGCGGCTCAGGAATTGGAATGCCTCGCCCGCGCCTTTCAAGCCACGCCCGTCCGTTTCACCGGCCATGCCGGCGACGTGACCGATTGGGAAGTCACCCAAAAACTCGTGCAAAAAATTCTGCAGGACTTCGGCCGCATCGATGTGCTGATCAACAATGCCGGCCTCAGCCATCGCAGCCGCTTCGCGCACACCAATATTGAAGTGATTCGCCGCGTGCTGGCGGTGAATTTTTTCGGCGCGCTCAACTGGACCGCGGCGGCGCTGCCGGCGTTGCAGCAAAGCCGGGGCATGATCATCACCCTTTCCAGCGTGGCCGGCTTCTCGCCGCTGCTCGGCCGCACCGGCTATGCCGCCAGCAAGCACGCGTTGCATGGCTTCTTCGAAAGCCTGCGGCCGGAACTCGAAGCCGAAGGCGTTGCCATCATGCTGGTGTGCCCCTCCTTCATCGACACGGCCATCAACAAAAACGCGCTGGGCGCCGATGGCAATCCGGTGCGGCACGAGCAGGTGGTGGTGGGCAGGAAGATGGCACCGCTGGCCGCCGCGCAGCGCATTTTGCAGGGCGCGCGCCGCGAAAAACAACTGTTGCTGGTGGGCAACATCAGCCGGCTGGCTTACTGGCTGAACCGGCTGGCGCCGCGCTTTTACGCCCGTGGCATGGCCAGGCGCTTGCGCGCGGAAATCGAATGA
- a CDS encoding S8 family serine peptidase — protein sequence MFRTRIAAVAAVSGMWVSLMAAFPARAADTLAGGAGSRQTNPQVAVPGVVVVKFAGEQLLAETLTATGRPALDSLLRAQRIQRLQQVLPARQRRQARAARRLDNVYFAHFHGGAAPEQVAAALRQSPLVIYAEPKYRHTIIAIPNDPSFPNQTFYNLVRAPQAWDAVKGEQGSVVIAIVDGGTDIGHPDLAANLWRNPGEIAGNGVDDDHNGFIDDVHGWNFANNTPDPTGLAGTPDNANHGTHTAGLATAVTDNNTGVAGMSWNAKLMAVCASDSATDRYITYGFEGILYAVNNGADIISLSWGGYSNSAFEQEVIDYAADLGVAIVAAAGNNNSRALHYPSAYRHVLAVANTTNSDTRNPASNYGTWVDVAAPGTAILSTVNHGQYATFSGTSMSCPLVAGLVALVRTRHPDWNGLQAAEQVRVTADNIDSKNPGYAGLLGFGRINAQRAVTESLPSLRLTGVRVVESDGDGVIEPGETVDVWITLHNYLAAASGISVSLLESDAYITLTSATARLAALGTQERAELTTPLRFTVAGNAPSGHPVDFTLRLVTNEYEDRDYFTLTILPTAGAININNIATTVTNIGRLGNLDPADAASGVGFRFKNGPSLLFEGGIIAGTGPAQISNAVRGLLSGSQQLNDQDFTIAPNGDLRVLAPGTRSDQESLGIFEDGAANNPMNIRITQESFAMKDAPHDDFILLRYSIENQKDTPLNNFHFGVFFDWDIDGGTFATNKTDHDASRRLGYAFDSGSGPKTYVGMSLVSESPFNYEAIYNDPNAPGFTGIGLHDGFTDTEKWQSISGGIGLERAGPADVSFVVAAGPFDLAPHGVVTVGFALLAGENLADLQANADAAQALWRSLFATQVSEPRTPGLPTAFGLAQNFPNPFQVREARGARTTIAFQLPVAETVTLELYDVLGQKVRTLVHERRAAGFHRVMWDGRSAAGGLVPNGIYFYRLTAGSFIQTRKLVLLR from the coding sequence ATGTTTCGGACTCGAATTGCAGCCGTCGCGGCCGTGAGCGGGATGTGGGTCAGTTTGATGGCGGCGTTTCCTGCAAGAGCCGCCGACACCCTGGCGGGAGGCGCAGGATCGCGACAAACGAATCCCCAGGTTGCCGTGCCCGGCGTGGTGGTGGTCAAATTCGCAGGCGAGCAGTTGCTTGCGGAAACTCTCACTGCCACCGGCCGGCCGGCACTTGACAGTTTGTTGCGCGCGCAGCGCATTCAGCGATTGCAACAAGTTCTGCCGGCACGGCAGCGGCGGCAGGCGCGCGCGGCGCGGCGGCTCGACAACGTTTATTTCGCCCACTTCCACGGCGGTGCGGCGCCGGAACAGGTGGCGGCCGCACTGCGCCAAAGTCCGTTGGTGATCTATGCCGAGCCGAAATACCGACACACCATCATCGCCATCCCCAATGACCCCTCGTTTCCCAACCAGACCTTTTATAATCTCGTGCGCGCCCCGCAGGCGTGGGACGCGGTGAAGGGCGAGCAGGGCAGTGTGGTGATTGCCATCGTTGACGGCGGCACAGACATCGGCCATCCGGATCTCGCGGCGAATCTCTGGCGCAATCCCGGCGAGATTGCCGGCAACGGCGTGGACGACGACCACAACGGCTTCATCGACGATGTGCACGGCTGGAACTTCGCGAACAACACACCGGATCCCACCGGCCTGGCGGGCACACCGGACAATGCCAATCACGGCACGCATACCGCGGGCCTCGCCACCGCGGTTACCGACAACAACACTGGCGTGGCGGGCATGAGCTGGAACGCGAAGTTGATGGCGGTGTGCGCCAGTGATTCGGCAACCGACCGCTATATCACCTATGGCTTCGAAGGCATCCTGTATGCCGTAAACAACGGCGCCGACATCATCAGTCTGAGCTGGGGCGGGTACAGCAATTCCGCCTTCGAGCAGGAAGTGATCGATTATGCCGCCGATTTGGGGGTGGCGATCGTGGCGGCGGCGGGCAACAACAATTCCCGCGCGCTGCATTATCCCTCCGCTTACCGCCATGTCCTGGCGGTGGCCAACACCACCAACAGTGACACGCGCAATCCCGCTTCGAATTACGGCACCTGGGTGGATGTTGCGGCACCCGGCACCGCCATTTTGAGCACTGTCAACCACGGCCAGTATGCCACATTCAGCGGTACGTCCATGTCCTGCCCGCTGGTGGCGGGCCTGGTGGCGCTGGTGCGCACCCGGCATCCAGATTGGAATGGCTTGCAGGCGGCGGAGCAGGTGCGCGTCACGGCCGACAACATCGACAGCAAAAATCCCGGTTATGCGGGCCTGCTGGGTTTCGGCCGCATCAATGCGCAGCGCGCCGTCACCGAGAGCCTGCCCTCCCTGCGCCTGACCGGCGTTCGTGTCGTGGAGAGTGATGGCGATGGCGTAATTGAACCGGGTGAAACCGTCGATGTCTGGATCACGCTGCACAACTATCTTGCCGCTGCCAGCGGCATCAGTGTGAGCCTGCTGGAAAGCGATGCCTACATCACGCTCACCTCCGCCACGGCCAGGCTGGCGGCGCTCGGCACGCAGGAGCGGGCCGAGCTCACCACGCCGTTGCGCTTCACCGTGGCCGGCAATGCGCCCAGCGGCCATCCCGTGGACTTCACCCTGCGTCTCGTGACCAACGAGTATGAAGATCGCGATTATTTCACCCTGACGATTTTGCCAACCGCCGGCGCCATCAACATCAACAACATTGCCACCACAGTGACCAACATCGGCCGCCTCGGCAATCTCGACCCCGCGGATGCCGCCAGCGGTGTGGGCTTTCGCTTCAAAAACGGCCCCAGTTTGCTGTTTGAAGGCGGCATCATTGCCGGCACCGGCCCCGCGCAAATTTCGAATGCCGTGCGCGGCCTGTTGTCCGGCAGCCAGCAACTCAATGATCAGGACTTCACCATTGCCCCGAACGGCGATCTGCGCGTGCTCGCGCCCGGCACCCGCAGCGATCAGGAAAGTCTCGGTATTTTCGAAGACGGCGCCGCCAACAATCCGATGAACATCCGCATCACCCAGGAAAGCTTCGCCATGAAGGACGCGCCCCACGATGACTTCATCCTGCTGCGCTACAGCATCGAAAATCAAAAGGACACGCCGCTGAACAATTTTCATTTCGGTGTTTTTTTCGACTGGGATATTGACGGCGGCACCTTTGCCACCAACAAAACCGACCATGATGCCTCCCGCCGGCTGGGCTACGCCTTCGACAGCGGCAGCGGGCCCAAAACCTACGTCGGCATGTCGCTGGTGAGTGAGAGCCCCTTCAACTACGAGGCCATCTACAACGATCCCAATGCGCCCGGCTTCACCGGCATCGGGCTGCATGACGGCTTCACCGACACGGAAAAATGGCAGTCGATCAGCGGCGGCATCGGCCTCGAACGCGCCGGCCCGGCGGATGTTTCCTTCGTGGTGGCCGCCGGCCCTTTCGACCTTGCGCCTCATGGCGTCGTCACGGTGGGTTTTGCGCTGCTCGCCGGCGAAAATCTCGCCGATTTGCAGGCCAATGCCGATGCGGCGCAGGCCTTGTGGCGCAGCCTGTTCGCGACGCAGGTGTCTGAGCCGCGCACGCCCGGACTGCCCACCGCCTTTGGCCTGGCGCAGAATTTTCCCAATCCTTTTCAGGTCAGGGAGGCGCGCGGCGCCCGCACCACGATTGCGTTTCAATTGCCGGTGGCGGAAACGGTGACCCTCGAGCTTTATGATGTGCTCGGACAAAAAGTCCGCACGCTGGTGCACGAGCGGCGCGCTGCCGGTTTTCACCGGGTCATGTGGGACGGCCGCAGCGCCGCCGGCGGGTTGGTGCCGAATGGCATTTACTTTTACCGTCTCACTGCCGGCAGCTTCATACAAACGCGCAAACTGGTGCTGCTGCGCTGA